From a region of the Balaenoptera musculus isolate JJ_BM4_2016_0621 chromosome 15, mBalMus1.pri.v3, whole genome shotgun sequence genome:
- the GNG13 gene encoding guanine nucleotide-binding protein G(I)/G(S)/G(O) subunit gamma-13, whose translation MEEWDVPQMKKEVESLKYQLAFKREMSSKTIPELLKWIEDGIPKDPFLNPDLMKNNPWVEKGKCAIL comes from the exons ATGGAGGAGTGGGACGTGCCCCAGATGAAGAAAGAGGTCGAGAGCCTCAAGTACCAGCTGGCCTTCAAGAGGGAGATGTCATCCAAGACTATCCCTGA GCTCCTCAAGTGGATCGAGGACGGGATCCCCAAGGACCCCTTCCTGAACCCCGACCTGATGAAGAACAACCCGTGGGTGGAGAAGGGCAAGTGTGCCATCCTGTGA